A portion of the Candidatus Paceibacterota bacterium genome contains these proteins:
- a CDS encoding Fic family protein, translated as MNRGDKAYIWQQPDWPLWRYNAQRLASLLTQVHHAQGLLLGRMRNLGLGQSDQATLSMLTSEVLKTSEIEGELLDPDTVRSSIARRLGLEVGAVALQDRRVDGVVDMVLDATQNFKKPLTRERLFGWHAGLFPTGYSGDTKIRVGDWRDDAAGPMQVVSGPMGREKAHYEAPPAELVPKEMSNFLNWFNEDQDLDLFVKSGLAHLWFVTIHPFEDGNGRVGRAVCDMILARSEQSAQRFYSLSAQIGKERKNYYNLLVRTQKDSLDVTEWLEWFLKALLRAMQGAEELLNVVLTKARFWQHWAGTSFNPRQINLLNGLLDGFDGNLTSKKWAVIAKCSPDTALRDITDLITKGVLMRTPAGGRSTHYKLKPLD; from the coding sequence ATGAATCGCGGAGATAAGGCCTATATATGGCAGCAGCCAGACTGGCCGCTCTGGCGTTATAACGCACAGCGTCTTGCTTCCCTCTTAACCCAGGTGCACCATGCTCAAGGTCTCCTCTTGGGCCGCATGCGCAATCTTGGGCTGGGACAAAGTGACCAAGCCACATTGTCCATGCTGACCAGCGAAGTGCTGAAAACCAGCGAAATAGAAGGCGAACTGCTTGACCCCGACACCGTACGTTCTTCCATAGCGCGTCGACTAGGCCTGGAAGTGGGGGCGGTGGCTCTGCAAGATCGACGCGTCGACGGCGTAGTCGACATGGTCTTGGACGCAACGCAAAACTTCAAGAAGCCATTAACCAGAGAGAGATTATTTGGCTGGCACGCGGGGTTGTTTCCGACGGGCTACAGCGGCGATACCAAAATACGAGTCGGTGATTGGCGCGATGACGCCGCAGGACCGATGCAGGTTGTCTCAGGGCCAATGGGGCGAGAGAAAGCGCATTACGAAGCACCACCGGCAGAACTCGTGCCAAAGGAAATGTCTAATTTCTTGAATTGGTTCAACGAAGACCAAGATCTAGATCTGTTTGTGAAGTCTGGGTTGGCGCATCTCTGGTTTGTGACCATACATCCGTTTGAAGACGGCAACGGTCGTGTCGGGCGTGCGGTTTGCGACATGATTCTTGCGCGGAGTGAACAATCGGCGCAACGGTTCTACAGCCTCTCGGCGCAAATAGGAAAGGAGCGAAAGAATTATTACAACTTGCTCGTGCGCACTCAAAAAGATTCCCTTGACGTCACCGAATGGCTGGAATGGTTTCTAAAGGCGCTCCTGCGTGCAATGCAGGGCGCAGAAGAGTTGCTTAATGTGGTACTTACCAAAGCACGATTCTGGCAACACTGGGCGGGAACATCTTTTAACCCTCGTCAAATCAATCTATTAAACGGACTACTTGATGGATTCGACGGAAACCTAACCAGCAAGAAATGGGCAGTTATCGCAAAGTGTTCGCCAGATACCGCGTTGCGGGACATCACGGATCTCATAACCAAAGGTGTGTTAATGAGAACTCCGGCTGGTGGTCGAAGCACCCATTACAAATTGAAACCATTGGACTAG
- a CDS encoding class I SAM-dependent methyltransferase, producing MSENEWDSYAPLKIIDMGGGTGSITELLAGAGHHVTYVDSSLEMAKLAKEKCQKCGNQIDYFTCSVENLDSSSLALVCSRCAPDGTRTGISGFVTVVLYKLSYCLKPRENISGLWCFKGSIKYRPRMNKYWF from the coding sequence ATGAGTGAGAATGAATGGGATTCCTACGCGCCGTTAAAGATAATCGATATGGGTGGTGGCACGGGAAGCATTACTGAGTTATTGGCTGGAGCTGGTCATCACGTGACCTACGTAGATTCCTCTCTTGAAATGGCGAAATTAGCAAAAGAGAAATGTCAAAAGTGTGGCAACCAAATAGATTACTTCACATGTTCAGTCGAAAATCTTGATAGTTCGAGCCTCGCCCTAGTGTGCTCCCGTTGTGCCCCTGACGGGACTCGAACCGGTATCTCCGGCTTCGTTACAGTGGTGCTCTATAAGTTGAGTTACTGCCTAAAGCCTCGAGAGAATATCTCGGGGCTTTGGTGCTTTAAAGGTTCGATAAAGTACCGCCCACGAATGAATAAATATTGGTTTTGA
- a CDS encoding aspartate/glutamate racemase family protein, with the protein MKTIGLLGGMSWESSVLYYRLINELVREQLGGLHSAACVMASVDFSEIEHLQSVGDWVTAGQVLAEQSRRLEAAGADFIVLCTNTMHKVAPDIERAVSIPLLHLADATAQAVLEAGVTTVELLGTAFTMEQDFYRDRVSSHGLTVIVPDAARRAIVHRIIYEELVLGIVSDASRQEYVAIISSLHDRGAQGVILGCTEIELLVDESDSPLPVFPTTRIHAEAAVRMALA; encoded by the coding sequence GTGAAAACAATTGGCTTGCTTGGTGGTATGAGTTGGGAAAGCTCAGTTTTGTACTACCGGCTGATTAACGAGTTGGTCCGTGAGCAGTTGGGTGGCTTGCATTCCGCTGCATGCGTGATGGCTTCGGTTGATTTTTCCGAGATTGAACATCTGCAATCGGTCGGGGACTGGGTCACGGCAGGGCAAGTACTTGCCGAACAGTCCCGTCGCCTCGAAGCCGCCGGCGCGGACTTTATTGTGCTGTGTACAAACACCATGCACAAAGTTGCTCCCGACATCGAGAGGGCTGTGTCAATTCCATTGCTTCACCTGGCCGACGCGACAGCGCAAGCCGTGCTCGAGGCCGGTGTGACCACCGTCGAGCTACTGGGGACCGCGTTCACCATGGAACAGGACTTCTATAGAGACCGAGTGTCCTCACACGGACTCACGGTCATCGTGCCGGATGCTGCCCGAAGGGCGATCGTCCATCGAATCATCTACGAAGAACTCGTGCTGGGCATAGTTAGCGACGCTTCTCGCCAGGAATACGTCGCGATAATTTCCTCACTTCACGACCGTGGAGCTCAGGGAGTCATCCTCGGTTGTACCGAAATCGAATTGCTCGTTGACGAGAGCGACAGCCCTTTGCCCGTATTTCCAACTACCCGTATCCATGCCGAAGCGGCTGTCCGGATGGCCTTGGCCTAA
- a CDS encoding branched-chain amino acid ABC transporter permease: protein MKYLSSATDAVGDRWRGLPKATQRLLTVIFIAGIAVLPMVQIPLLNTPQTDFPSLLFDKIGLYVLMGIGLNVVVGKAGLLDLGYVAFFAIGGYTMAQIGTLLHWSFWLILPLGVVIAMSAGAILGLPTLRLRGDYLAIVTLGFGEIIRITAVNVDWLGANRGVPNIPWPAAIGPLNFEDILNPKPFYWVLLALIILVIWLLKRIDRSRVGRAWEAIREDEDAAELMGVQTLKFKLWAFSIGAGIGGMGGVLFASKVGFISPDNFPLTLSVMFLAIVVLGGSGNIPGVILGALAISYIPERLRGFSEYRVLLFGAALVIMMNLRPQGLLPRRVRGKVG from the coding sequence ATGAAATATCTATCATCGGCTACTGATGCCGTCGGAGATCGCTGGAGGGGATTACCTAAGGCAACGCAGCGGTTGCTGACGGTGATTTTCATTGCAGGTATAGCGGTACTGCCGATGGTCCAGATTCCATTGCTGAATACTCCGCAGACAGATTTTCCTTCACTCCTTTTCGACAAAATTGGGCTCTACGTCCTCATGGGAATCGGCCTCAATGTGGTGGTTGGGAAAGCTGGTCTGCTCGACCTTGGCTATGTCGCCTTCTTTGCCATTGGTGGCTACACGATGGCTCAGATTGGAACCTTGCTCCATTGGAGTTTCTGGCTCATTCTGCCGCTCGGTGTAGTTATTGCGATGAGCGCAGGAGCGATTCTCGGTCTGCCGACTTTGCGACTTCGGGGTGATTACCTGGCGATTGTGACATTGGGCTTTGGTGAAATAATTCGAATCACTGCGGTCAATGTTGATTGGCTCGGCGCTAACCGCGGTGTTCCAAATATTCCTTGGCCAGCGGCGATCGGTCCGCTGAATTTTGAAGACATTCTCAACCCCAAGCCGTTTTACTGGGTATTGCTGGCCTTGATTATTTTGGTTATCTGGCTCCTTAAACGAATTGATCGTTCGCGAGTCGGTCGTGCCTGGGAAGCAATTAGAGAAGATGAAGACGCCGCCGAATTGATGGGCGTGCAGACACTTAAATTTAAGCTCTGGGCCTTTAGCATCGGAGCTGGCATTGGCGGCATGGGGGGAGTTCTCTTCGCGAGCAAGGTTGGATTTATCTCGCCCGATAACTTCCCGCTCACTCTTTCGGTCATGTTCCTGGCGATCGTGGTACTTGGTGGCAGCGGCAATATTCCAGGTGTCATTTTGGGCGCACTAGCGATTTCATATATTCCAGAACGACTCCGCGGATTTAGTGAGTACCGAGTGCTCTTATTTGGCGCGGCTCTCGTCATTATGATGAATCTGCGTCCGCAAGGTCTGCTTCCTCGCCGCGTTCGTGGAAAGGTTGGCTGA
- a CDS encoding GNAT family N-acetyltransferase, giving the protein MNEISIKTPRLLLRQRGDTDLLSLAEMNLDPKVMEFIGPIISESESRAMIERARGSWQELGYGRFAVEISETSELIGFIGLAQCKFESHFTPAVEIGWRLAQKHWGFGYATEGADAVMSWAFANCEIDEIVSFSSASNLSSRRVMEKLEMHRSDTDDFLHPNLKPGDPLRQCVLYRKRIPH; this is encoded by the coding sequence ATGAATGAGATCTCAATCAAGACGCCGCGACTCTTGTTGCGTCAGAGGGGTGATACCGATTTGCTATCACTGGCAGAGATGAATCTAGACCCAAAGGTTATGGAGTTCATTGGGCCCATAATCAGCGAATCAGAAAGTCGAGCCATGATTGAGAGGGCGAGAGGGAGTTGGCAAGAACTTGGCTACGGACGCTTCGCAGTGGAAATTTCCGAAACTTCAGAATTGATCGGCTTCATCGGGCTGGCACAATGCAAATTTGAGTCTCACTTCACCCCGGCAGTTGAAATCGGTTGGCGACTTGCTCAAAAGCATTGGGGTTTTGGGTATGCCACCGAAGGCGCCGATGCAGTGATGAGTTGGGCATTTGCGAACTGCGAAATAGATGAAATCGTTTCATTCTCTTCCGCCTCGAACCTGAGTTCCCGTCGGGTCATGGAAAAGCTAGAAATGCATAGGAGCGATACCGACGATTTCTTACATCCGAATCTGAAGCCCGGAGATCCCCTGCGACAGTGTGTTCTCTACAGGAAGCGAATCCCTCACTAA
- the glnA gene encoding type I glutamate--ammonia ligase: MFKNSAEVFAFIKKEDVKLVDVRFIDLPGIQHHFNVPVESFDEAVFTDGLMFDGSSIRGFQAIHESDMKLLPVPESAFLDPYRKEKTLIINFSVHNPADDSPYSRDPRGIVAKAVDFMRSTGIADTAFFAPEAEFYVFDAVRFSTGINESFHHIDSYEGAWNTGIEKDADGTPNRGYRTRVKGGYFPVSPTDQYADLRDEMVMKLGEVGLLVERAHHEVGTAGQMEINYRFSDILHAGDDLMKFKYVIKNTAWAGGKTATFMPKPLFGDNGSGMHVHQSLWKNGVPLFFGDGYGDLSDIARWYVGGLLKHAPSLLAFTNPTVNSYRRLVPGYEAPVNLVYSARNRSACIRIPITGSNPKAKRIEFRCPDPSSNPYLAFAAMLMAGLDGIINKIEPPLPVDKDLYELTGEEAAAIPQVPGSLEAVLNNLERDNEFLTRGGVFTQDLIDTWIHFKRTQEVDYVQLRPHPAEFELYFDL; this comes from the coding sequence ATGTTTAAGAATTCGGCAGAAGTATTTGCTTTCATTAAAAAAGAGGATGTCAAACTCGTTGATGTTCGTTTCATCGACTTGCCAGGTATCCAGCACCACTTCAATGTTCCAGTTGAATCATTTGACGAAGCTGTCTTCACCGACGGTTTGATGTTTGATGGTTCATCCATCCGTGGATTCCAAGCAATCCACGAGTCAGATATGAAACTCCTTCCAGTTCCTGAATCAGCATTCCTTGATCCATACCGCAAAGAGAAGACTCTGATTATTAACTTCTCTGTTCATAATCCAGCCGATGATTCGCCATACAGTCGTGATCCGCGCGGCATTGTTGCCAAAGCGGTTGATTTCATGCGCAGCACCGGTATCGCTGACACCGCGTTCTTCGCACCTGAAGCAGAGTTCTATGTCTTTGATGCGGTTCGTTTCTCAACCGGAATCAACGAATCATTCCACCACATTGATTCATACGAAGGCGCCTGGAACACCGGCATCGAAAAGGATGCCGATGGCACACCTAACCGCGGATATCGCACTCGTGTTAAGGGTGGATACTTCCCAGTCTCTCCAACAGATCAGTACGCAGATCTTCGCGATGAAATGGTCATGAAGCTCGGTGAAGTTGGTTTGCTCGTTGAACGCGCCCACCACGAAGTCGGTACGGCCGGTCAAATGGAAATCAACTACCGCTTCAGCGATATCTTGCATGCCGGCGATGACTTAATGAAGTTCAAGTACGTCATCAAGAACACCGCCTGGGCAGGTGGCAAGACCGCAACCTTCATGCCTAAACCACTCTTCGGTGACAACGGATCCGGCATGCACGTGCACCAATCACTCTGGAAAAACGGCGTGCCACTCTTCTTCGGTGATGGATATGGGGATCTTTCAGATATCGCACGTTGGTATGTCGGAGGTCTGTTGAAGCACGCACCATCTCTTCTCGCCTTCACCAACCCAACCGTCAACTCATATCGACGACTGGTTCCAGGATATGAAGCGCCGGTAAACCTCGTGTATTCCGCACGGAACCGCTCTGCTTGTATCCGTATCCCAATCACAGGATCGAATCCAAAAGCCAAGCGCATTGAATTCCGATGCCCAGACCCATCATCGAATCCATACCTAGCTTTCGCAGCAATGCTGATGGCAGGCCTGGATGGAATCATCAACAAAATCGAGCCACCACTTCCAGTTGACAAGGATCTCTACGAGCTAACAGGCGAAGAGGCCGCAGCTATCCCGCAAGTTCCGGGTTCCTTGGAAGCGGTTCTTAACAATCTCGAGAGAGACAATGAGTTCCTAACCCGTGGTGGAGTCTTCACGCAAGATCTCATCGACACTTGGATCCACTTCAAGCGAACTCAGGAAGTTGACTACGTGCAATTGCGACCACATCCAGCAGAGTTCGAGTTGTACTTCGACCTATAG
- a CDS encoding ABC transporter ATP-binding protein — translation MLLEVKDLHVHYGKIEALAGISFHVHQGEIISIIGANGAGKTTTLKTISGLLKPTSGTIHFNGVDVATVAPYARVDLGISQIPEGRGIFPGMTVLENLEMGKYHRKHGRAEMDQDLEKVYDLFPRVKERAGQSAGTLSGGEQQMVAIGRALMSRPTLLLLDEPSMGLAPMIVTQIFEIITKINQDGMTIVLVEQNAQQALLRSERAYVMETGIVVKTAPSKELLTDEAVKRAYLGIGA, via the coding sequence ATGCTTCTTGAGGTAAAAGATTTACACGTCCACTACGGGAAGATTGAGGCGCTGGCCGGCATTTCATTCCACGTTCATCAGGGTGAGATAATTTCGATCATTGGCGCTAACGGCGCAGGTAAAACAACAACACTGAAGACAATTAGCGGTCTGCTAAAACCCACCTCTGGGACTATTCATTTCAATGGTGTGGATGTGGCAACCGTGGCGCCCTACGCTCGAGTTGATCTGGGAATATCTCAAATCCCGGAAGGGCGGGGCATTTTTCCCGGCATGACCGTTCTAGAAAATCTTGAGATGGGCAAGTATCACCGCAAGCATGGTCGGGCAGAGATGGATCAAGATTTAGAAAAAGTCTACGACTTGTTCCCGCGAGTGAAAGAGCGTGCTGGGCAATCAGCCGGCACACTCTCAGGTGGCGAACAGCAGATGGTTGCTATCGGACGCGCCTTGATGTCTAGGCCAACGCTATTACTTTTAGACGAGCCCTCAATGGGATTGGCGCCGATGATCGTCACCCAAATTTTTGAAATCATCACGAAAATTAATCAGGATGGAATGACGATCGTGCTGGTTGAACAGAACGCCCAGCAAGCACTTTTGCGTTCCGAACGGGCTTACGTGATGGAAACCGGAATCGTGGTGAAGACCGCTCCATCCAAAGAACTGTTGACCGACGAGGCTGTCAAACGTGCTTATCTAGGTATCGGGGCCTGA
- a CDS encoding RDD family protein, which translates to MHFKRVGLWRRIFALLIDWLMCLAIASAFVPRTPGWSQFAPLGIFFIEVWVLTSLQGASAGQRILRMKVVRFSDGGAVTPTQALIRTFLLCLVVTAVTFDENGRGIHERASGTVLTALEP; encoded by the coding sequence ATGCATTTCAAAAGGGTTGGCCTCTGGCGTCGAATTTTTGCCCTGCTGATTGATTGGCTGATGTGCTTGGCGATTGCCAGCGCGTTCGTTCCTCGAACTCCGGGGTGGAGCCAATTTGCACCCCTTGGGATCTTCTTCATTGAAGTCTGGGTTCTGACTTCCCTGCAGGGAGCGTCGGCTGGTCAGAGAATTCTGCGGATGAAAGTCGTCCGATTTTCCGATGGCGGTGCGGTCACGCCAACCCAGGCTCTTATCCGTACTTTTTTACTCTGCCTGGTTGTTACCGCTGTGACATTTGATGAAAATGGTCGCGGAATTCATGAGCGAGCGAGTGGAACCGTACTTACCGCTTTGGAACCTTGA
- a CDS encoding erythromycin esterase family protein — protein MPVATGAWQRYGHEAILIGFTTHSGTVTAAVEWGGAAERKQVRPALAGSYEKVFHDTGLDRFLLLMPKGSHASKVMETFPSGI, from the coding sequence GTGCCCGTCGCGACGGGCGCGTGGCAGCGCTACGGGCATGAGGCAATCTTGATCGGATTTACAACTCATAGCGGCACAGTAACCGCCGCTGTCGAATGGGGTGGTGCCGCAGAACGCAAACAGGTCCGTCCGGCACTTGCCGGTAGTTATGAAAAAGTGTTTCACGACACCGGTCTGGATCGCTTTCTGCTACTTATGCCTAAAGGCAGTCATGCCAGCAAAGTTATGGAGACATTTCCATCGGGTATTTGA
- a CDS encoding branched-chain amino acid ABC transporter permease, with protein MNFSTLTSQFGALTFDGLVLGAIYALVALGYTLVYGVLRLINFAHSEIFMLGTFGALLSAQAIGLNAESAPRSGLALIGTFLLVTIVAMAISGVAAVLLERIAYRGLRRRGAGRLTVLISAIGASLFLQEAVALWRGRNYETFPRFLEKDVWFTVFGADIRSDKVLILVSAILMMIALERFVSLTRLGRGIRAVAQNQDTSVLMGVNIDRVVTLTFLIGGLMAGFAGSLNQVYFEQTRFSIGIVLGVKAFTAAVLGGIGNLRGALLGGLVLGVVESYGAAIFGGSWKDVVAFVILVLVLMFRPSGLLGETLQKARA; from the coding sequence ATGAATTTCTCAACCCTAACGAGCCAATTTGGTGCGTTGACTTTTGATGGACTCGTTCTTGGGGCAATTTATGCACTCGTAGCCTTGGGCTACACTCTCGTTTATGGCGTATTGCGTCTGATCAATTTTGCACACTCCGAAATCTTTATGCTCGGAACTTTTGGCGCTCTCCTTTCTGCGCAAGCCATTGGTTTAAATGCGGAGAGCGCACCGCGTAGTGGATTGGCACTCATCGGCACTTTTCTCTTAGTCACGATTGTGGCGATGGCTATCTCTGGAGTCGCCGCGGTCTTGTTGGAGAGAATTGCCTATCGCGGATTGCGACGTCGCGGTGCTGGCCGACTCACCGTGCTAATTAGTGCGATTGGCGCTTCACTCTTCCTTCAGGAAGCAGTCGCGCTCTGGAGGGGTCGTAATTACGAAACCTTTCCGCGCTTTCTGGAGAAGGATGTCTGGTTTACAGTTTTTGGGGCTGACATTAGATCAGACAAAGTTTTGATTTTGGTCTCTGCGATACTCATGATGATTGCACTTGAACGCTTCGTTTCGCTAACGCGTCTGGGTCGTGGTATTCGCGCTGTTGCACAGAATCAAGACACTTCAGTCTTGATGGGAGTCAATATTGATCGAGTAGTTACCTTGACCTTTTTAATCGGTGGCTTGATGGCTGGCTTTGCCGGATCGTTGAACCAGGTCTATTTCGAGCAGACGCGCTTTAGTATAGGAATCGTGCTCGGAGTTAAGGCCTTTACGGCCGCAGTACTTGGCGGCATTGGTAATTTGCGCGGTGCCTTACTTGGCGGCCTAGTCCTTGGCGTAGTTGAGTCTTATGGCGCTGCAATATTTGGCGGATCATGGAAAGACGTTGTGGCATTTGTCATCCTCGTCCTTGTTCTCATGTTCAGGCCTTCGGGCCTATTGGGCGAGACGCTCCAGAAGGCGAGAGCGTGA
- a CDS encoding erythromycin esterase family protein has translation MCWILSASFTHNDDLSDSAIKTGFYGLDLYSLHTSINAVLSYLQKIDPEGAERARRDGRVAALRA, from the coding sequence ATGTGTTGGATTTTATCGGCTAGTTTCACGCACAATGATGACCTGTCGGATAGTGCGATTAAGACGGGGTTTTATGGTTTGGATTTATATAGCCTACACACCTCAATCAATGCGGTTCTGAGTTACCTCCAAAAGATCGATCCAGAGGGAGCAGAACGTGCCCGTCGCGACGGGCGCGTGGCAGCGCTACGGGCATGA
- a CDS encoding ABC transporter ATP-binding protein, with protein sequence MSNAPVLLEFKNVSMRFGGVTALSHVDISVGKGEIAALIGPNGAGKTTVFNIVTGVYQPTQGEVRFKGESIVGRKRSEITRMGLARTFQNIRLFAEMTALENVLVGADAHSKSSVPGAIFTLPRKRREEREAHERANELMSFMGISKQAHLLAKGLPYGDQRRLEICRALATNPEILLLDEPAAGFNPVEKEILGEQIRAIRDRGFTILLIEHDMSLVMGISDRVMVLDFGTKIADQIPSEIQRDPRVIAAYLGVPVDAS encoded by the coding sequence ATGTCTAACGCGCCAGTTCTCCTTGAATTCAAAAATGTATCGATGCGCTTTGGTGGCGTGACTGCGCTTAGCCATGTTGATATCTCGGTTGGTAAAGGCGAGATTGCCGCGCTGATTGGACCAAATGGTGCAGGGAAAACCACGGTCTTTAATATCGTTACCGGCGTCTATCAACCAACTCAAGGAGAGGTCCGCTTCAAAGGGGAGAGCATCGTCGGCAGGAAGCGATCTGAGATTACCCGAATGGGACTTGCACGGACTTTTCAGAATATCCGGCTCTTTGCTGAGATGACGGCACTCGAGAATGTTCTGGTTGGGGCCGATGCACATTCTAAATCCTCTGTGCCCGGAGCAATCTTTACGCTGCCACGCAAACGTCGCGAAGAGCGCGAAGCACATGAACGCGCCAACGAACTCATGTCATTTATGGGAATCTCAAAGCAGGCACACCTATTGGCTAAGGGATTGCCTTACGGGGATCAACGTCGCCTTGAGATCTGTCGTGCGCTGGCTACCAACCCGGAAATTCTCTTACTTGATGAACCAGCAGCTGGATTCAATCCCGTTGAGAAGGAAATCTTGGGAGAGCAGATACGAGCAATCCGAGATCGCGGTTTCACCATCTTGTTAATCGAGCACGATATGAGTCTGGTCATGGGTATCTCTGATCGAGTTATGGTCCTCGACTTCGGTACGAAGATCGCGGACCAAATCCCGAGTGAAATACAACGCGACCCGCGAGTTATCGCGGCCTACCTAGGGGTGCCAGTTGATGCTTCTTGA
- a CDS encoding class I SAM-dependent methyltransferase codes for MSENEWDSYAPTYDNEPDHGLSDPLIKQKWTELIVSQLPGKPIRIIDMGGGTGSITELLADAGHHVTYVDSSPEMAKLAKEKCQRFGNQIDYFTCSVKNLDKAILNSRFDVVFGRHILWATENLVSTLQAWHSLLSEHGYFVLVEGFWSTGAGITSGVLENAVKTEMGSASTFPLNDPIYWGKQIDDERYLIVSK; via the coding sequence ATGAGTGAGAATGAGTGGGATTCCTACGCCCCAACGTACGACAATGAACCTGATCACGGCTTGTCAGACCCGCTCATAAAGCAAAAATGGACCGAATTAATTGTCAGTCAGTTGCCAGGCAAGCCAATAAGAATTATTGATATGGGTGGTGGCACAGGAAGCATTACTGAGTTACTGGCCGACGCTGGTCATCACGTCACCTACGTTGATTCCTCTCCTGAAATGGCGAAATTAGCAAAAGAGAAATGTCAAAGGTTTGGTAACCAAATAGATTATTTCACCTGTTCAGTCAAAAATCTGGATAAAGCAATTTTGAATTCAAGGTTCGACGTCGTGTTCGGCAGACATATTTTGTGGGCAACGGAGAATCTCGTCAGCACTCTCCAGGCATGGCACTCCCTTTTGAGTGAACATGGCTATTTCGTTTTGGTTGAAGGCTTTTGGTCTACTGGAGCAGGAATTACTTCAGGAGTGCTTGAGAATGCCGTTAAGACGGAGATGGGTTCCGCCTCCACTTTCCCTTTGAATGATCCGATTTATTGGGGGAAGCAGATAGATGACGAAAGATACTTAATAGTCTCAAAATAG
- a CDS encoding Abi family protein, whose translation MPTQRPSDPWIETWLSTGRFGTYLSAAQGSRSLALALYEWNARLGAAFLHDLGHFEVGLRNAYDRALSAATVSEDSHWTEIPTMLKLFPVVMKNEPAQQRLVDANEIPRSQIQRARIDASRSGNTTPVPGKVVAEVMFGFWTYLTSNAHEKTIWVPYLHTAYPSKTDRRKIHQTLYELREFRNRVAHHEPLLVGSEFERRKIISVASRLLPKDAFAHLTQNSEVLKILGDRPS comes from the coding sequence GTGCCAACTCAGCGACCATCCGATCCGTGGATAGAAACTTGGCTGAGCACCGGACGATTTGGAACTTATCTTTCGGCGGCTCAAGGGTCGCGATCTCTTGCCCTCGCACTCTATGAATGGAATGCCCGCCTGGGAGCAGCCTTTCTTCACGACTTGGGGCACTTCGAAGTTGGACTTCGCAATGCTTACGATCGGGCTCTTTCGGCGGCCACTGTTAGTGAAGATTCACATTGGACAGAAATTCCCACAATGCTAAAACTATTCCCAGTTGTAATGAAAAACGAACCAGCCCAACAGCGACTGGTTGATGCAAATGAAATTCCTAGAAGTCAAATTCAACGTGCCCGCATAGACGCTTCTAGGTCTGGGAACACCACACCGGTTCCTGGAAAAGTAGTCGCCGAAGTCATGTTTGGATTTTGGACTTATTTAACATCGAATGCCCATGAAAAAACCATATGGGTTCCCTATCTTCATACGGCTTATCCCAGTAAAACTGATCGAAGGAAAATCCACCAAACTCTTTATGAATTGAGGGAGTTCAGAAACCGGGTAGCACACCATGAGCCGCTGCTCGTTGGCTCAGAATTCGAACGCAGAAAGATTATTTCCGTCGCTTCACGATTGCTACCCAAGGATGCATTTGCTCACTTGACTCAAAATAGCGAAGTACTAAAGATACTTGGTGACCGACCGTCATAA